The following coding sequences are from one Saccharomyces cerevisiae S288C chromosome X, complete sequence window:
- the ATP2 gene encoding F1F0 ATP synthase subunit beta (Beta subunit of the F1 sector of mitochondrial F1F0 ATP synthase; which is a large, evolutionarily conserved enzyme complex required for ATP synthesis; F1 translationally regulates ATP6 and ATP8 expression to achieve a balanced output of ATP synthase genes encoded in nucleus and mitochondria; phosphorylated) gives MVLPRLYTATSRAAFKAAKQSAPLLSTSWKRCMASAAQSTPITGKVTAVIGAIVDVHFEQSELPAILNALEIKTPQGKLVLEVAQHLGENTVRTIAMDGTEGLVRGEKVLDTGGPISVPVGRETLGRIINVIGEPIDERGPIKSKLRKPIHADPPSFAEQSTSAEILETGIKVVDLLAPYARGGKIGLFGGAGVGKTVFIQELINNIAKAHGGFSVFTGVGERTREGNDLYREMKETGVINLEGESKVALVFGQMNEPPGARARVALTGLTIAEYFRDEEGQDVLLFIDNIFRFTQAGSEVSALLGRIPSAVGYQPTLATDMGLLQERITTTKKGSVTSVQAVYVPADDLTDPAPATTFAHLDATTVLSRGISELGIYPAVDPLDSKSRLLDAAVVGQEHYDVASKVQETLQTYKSLQDIIAILGMDELSEQDKLTVERARKIQRFLSQPFAVAEVFTGIPGKLVRLKDTVASFKAVLEGKYDNIPEHAFYMVGGIEDVVAKAEKLAAEAN, from the coding sequence atggttTTGCCAAGACTATATACTGCTACATCCCGTGCTGCTTTTAAAGCAGCCAAACAATCCGCTCCGCTTCTATCCACTTCGTGGAAAAGATGTATGGCCTCAGCTGCTCAATCTACTCCAATCACCGGTAAAGTTACCGCTGTCATTGGTGCCATTGTTGACGTTCATTTTGAACAATCAGAGTTGCCCGCTATTTTGAACGCTTTAGAAATTAAAACACCTCAAGGTAAGTTGGTTTTGGAAGTTGCTCAACATTTGGGTGAAAACACTGTCAGAACCATTGCTATGGATGGTACCGAAGGTTTGGTCCGTGGTGAAAAGGTTCTTGACACTGGTGGCCCTATCTCCGTCCCAGTTGGGAGAGAAACTTTAGGGAGAATCATCAACGTTATCGGTGAACCTATTGATGAAAGAGGTCCAATTAAGTCCAAACTAAGAAAGCCAATTCACGCAGACCCTCCTAGTTTTGCAGAACAATCTACTTCGGCtgaaattttggaaacagGTATCAAAGTCGTCGATCTATTAGCTCCTTATGCCAGAGGTGGTAAGATTGGTCTTTTCGGTGGTGCAGGTGTCGGTAAGACTGTGTTCATTCAAGAATTGATTAACAATATCGCCAAGGCCCATGGTGGTTTTTCCGTTTTCACCGGTGTTGGTGAAAGAACAAGAGAAGGTAATGACTTGTACCGTGAAATGAAGGAAACTGGTGTCATTAACTTGGAAGGTGAATCCAAGGTCGCCTTAGTGTTCGGTCAAATGAACGAACCTCCAGGAGCCAGAGCCAGAGTCGCTTTAACTGGTTTGACGATCGCTGAATATTTCAGAGATGAAGAAGGTCAAGATGTCTTGTTGTTTATCGACAAtatctttagatttactCAAGCTGGTTCAGAAGTCTCTGCCCTTTTGGGTCGTATTCCATCTGCCGTCGGTTATCAACCAACTTTGGCCACTGATATGGGTCTCTTACAAGAAAGAATTACCACCACAAAGAAGGGTTCTGTCACTTCTGTGCAAGCCGTTTATGTTCCAGCCGATGATTTAACAGATCCTGCTCCTGCCACTACTTTTGCCCATTTGGACGCTACTACCGTCTTGTCAAGAGGTATTTCAGAATTAGGTATTTACCCTGCAGTGGATCCATTGGATTCTAAATCAAGGTTATTGGATGCCGCCGTTGTCGGTCAAGAACATTATGACGTCGCCTCCAAGGTTCAAGAAACTTTACAGACCTATAAATCTTTACAAGATATCATTGCTATTTTGGGTATGGATGAATTGTCCGAACAAGATAAACTAACTGTCGAAAGGGCAAGAAAGATTCAAAGATTCTTATCTCAACCATTTGCTGTCGCCGAAGTCTTTACTGGTATCCCAGGTAAATTAGTGAGATTAAAGGACACCGTTGCCTCGTTCAAAGCCGTTTTGGAAGGTAAATACGATAATATACCAGAACATGCTTTCTATATGGTTGGTGGTATTGAAGATGTTGTTGCTAAAGCTGAAAAGTTAGCCGCTGAAGCCAActag